Proteins from one Paraburkholderia acidisoli genomic window:
- a CDS encoding amidohydrolase family protein, which produces MQVVDPHVHFWDLDTHHYPWLANPGVSFVGDARDLKHSYLPSNLVREAGDISVLKVVHVEANHDPEDPVEETRWLQSIADDAERHGQPHSFPNAIVAACDLSAANAPAILEAHAAFSRTRGIRQILNVHTNKLYDYVGRHYLREAAWREHFALLERHGFSFDLQLYPSQMEEAAALARAHPGVQLIVNHAGMFVDRNGVAGWRAWRDGLRALAACENVSVKISGLAMFDHDWSVESLRPYVLETIDAFGAGRAMFASNFPVDRLFGDYAALWHAYASIVSDASESERAALFRGNAERIYRI; this is translated from the coding sequence ATGCAGGTCGTCGATCCGCACGTTCATTTCTGGGACCTCGATACGCATCATTACCCGTGGCTCGCGAATCCCGGCGTGTCTTTCGTCGGCGACGCGCGCGACCTCAAACACAGCTATTTGCCCAGCAACCTGGTGCGCGAAGCGGGCGATATCAGCGTACTGAAAGTCGTACATGTCGAGGCGAATCACGATCCCGAAGATCCGGTGGAAGAAACGCGCTGGCTTCAGTCGATTGCCGATGACGCCGAACGTCATGGCCAGCCGCATTCCTTTCCCAATGCGATCGTGGCCGCGTGCGATTTGAGCGCCGCGAATGCGCCCGCAATACTCGAAGCGCACGCCGCGTTTTCTCGCACGCGCGGCATTCGCCAGATTCTCAACGTCCACACGAACAAGCTGTACGACTATGTGGGACGCCACTATCTGCGCGAAGCCGCCTGGCGCGAACATTTTGCGCTGCTGGAGCGTCACGGTTTCTCTTTCGACTTGCAACTTTATCCTTCGCAAATGGAAGAAGCCGCCGCGCTGGCGCGTGCGCATCCCGGCGTTCAACTCATCGTCAATCACGCGGGCATGTTTGTCGACCGCAACGGCGTGGCGGGCTGGCGAGCGTGGCGCGATGGGTTGCGCGCGCTGGCCGCGTGCGAGAACGTCAGCGTGAAGATTAGCGGGCTCGCGATGTTCGATCACGACTGGAGCGTCGAAAGCCTGCGCCCTTATGTGCTCGAAACGATCGATGCCTTCGGCGCCGGGCGCGCCATGTTCGCTTCGAATTTTCCCGTCGATCGCCTGTTCGGCGATTACGCGGCACTCTGGCATGCATATGCGTCGATCGTGAGCGATGCGAGCGAAAGCGAACGTGCCGCGCTGTTTCGCGGCAACGCCGAGCGCATTTATCGCATTTGA
- the rhaM gene encoding L-rhamnose mutarotase encodes METIAFRMQLDPGKRDEYERRHREIWPELASALREAGVSNYRIFLDEATHHLFAVLDRRDDHTMDALPELPIMRKWWDYMADLMATDAHNVPLQQPLVPVFHLR; translated from the coding sequence ATGGAGACAATCGCGTTTCGCATGCAGCTCGATCCCGGTAAACGGGACGAATACGAGCGGCGTCACCGCGAAATCTGGCCCGAGCTTGCCAGCGCCCTGCGCGAAGCCGGCGTCAGCAATTACAGGATCTTTCTGGACGAAGCCACGCATCATCTGTTCGCGGTGCTCGATCGTCGCGACGATCACACCATGGATGCGTTGCCCGAGTTGCCCATCATGCGCAAATGGTGGGATTACATGGCCGATCTGATGGCAACCGATGCGCATAACGTGCCGTTGCAGCAGCCGCTCGTGCCCGTTTTTCATTTGCGTTAA
- a CDS encoding LysR family transcriptional regulator, producing the protein MNHQTAAVSLVNRLRFKHLALLVALDDSRNVHQAADAINVAQPSASRMLSDIEEAFGFRLFERNARGMQPTALGVVTLAYARRALAELTRFTEDLDVKRRGGHGQLTVGAIMGAAPDLLAQAVATLKTERPLLHVRILGETSDQVVQLLHRREVDLALGRLTTPLQHNDFSFEPLARETLVLVVRARHPLARSEQVTLPELMDWPWVAQPITSPARELFEGELARAGLGTPVNLTESASIFATLQLLESFDAVAMLPESVVRDHVRGKLLVVLPLEIGKSLPGFGVLTRKSEPLAEPAEHFVGLLRRFSQPFKMDDVVPAGARGSTLLAH; encoded by the coding sequence ATGAATCATCAGACTGCCGCCGTGTCGCTCGTCAACCGTCTGCGCTTCAAGCACCTCGCGCTGCTCGTCGCACTCGACGACTCGCGCAACGTGCATCAGGCCGCCGACGCGATCAACGTCGCGCAACCCAGCGCGAGCCGCATGCTCAGCGACATCGAAGAAGCCTTCGGCTTTCGCCTCTTCGAGCGCAACGCGCGCGGCATGCAGCCCACGGCGCTCGGCGTGGTCACGCTCGCCTACGCGCGCCGCGCGCTTGCCGAACTCACGCGCTTTACCGAAGACCTCGACGTCAAGCGTCGCGGCGGTCACGGCCAACTCACCGTGGGCGCGATCATGGGCGCCGCGCCCGATCTGCTCGCCCAGGCCGTCGCCACGCTCAAGACCGAACGCCCGTTGCTGCACGTGCGCATTCTCGGCGAGACCAGCGACCAGGTCGTGCAATTGCTGCATCGGCGCGAAGTCGACCTGGCGCTCGGCCGCCTGACCACGCCGCTGCAACACAACGACTTCAGCTTCGAACCGCTCGCGCGCGAAACGCTCGTGCTCGTGGTGCGCGCGCGGCATCCGCTGGCGCGCAGCGAACAGGTCACGCTGCCCGAACTGATGGACTGGCCGTGGGTCGCACAACCCATTACGAGCCCCGCGCGCGAACTCTTCGAGGGCGAACTCGCGCGCGCCGGTCTCGGCACGCCTGTCAATCTCACCGAATCCGCCTCGATCTTCGCCACCTTGCAACTGCTCGAAAGCTTCGACGCCGTGGCCATGCTGCCCGAGTCGGTCGTGCGCGATCACGTGCGCGGCAAACTGCTCGTCGTGCTGCCGCTCGAAATCGGCAAGAGCCTGCCCGGCTTCGGCGTACTCACGCGCAAGAGCGAGCCGCTTGCCGAGCCGGCCGAGCACTTCGTCGGCTTGCTGCGGCGTTTTTCGCAGCCGTTCAAAATGGACGATGTCGTGCCCGCCGGCGCGCGCGGTTCCACGCTCCTGGCTCACTGA
- a CDS encoding SDR family NAD(P)-dependent oxidoreductase has product MLLKDKVVIVTGGSRGIGRAIAVASAREGADVAINYWGDNDASYGRRSAIGEVLDEIESLGRRAIAVEGNVAAPQTGVDLVRQTVERFGKVDVLASNAGICPFHSFLDMPPAVLERTIGVNLNGAFYVTQAVARQMKEQGTGGAIVATSSISALVGGGEQTHYTPTKAGVHSLMQSCAIALGPYGIRCNSVMPGTIATDLNAEDLSDESKRAYFEKRIPLGRLGAPEDVAECVVFLASDRARYVTGAALLVDGGLFVNLQ; this is encoded by the coding sequence GTGCTGCTCAAGGACAAAGTGGTGATCGTCACCGGCGGCTCGCGCGGCATCGGTCGCGCGATTGCGGTGGCGAGCGCACGCGAAGGCGCGGACGTTGCGATCAACTACTGGGGCGATAACGACGCCTCGTACGGTCGCCGTTCCGCTATCGGCGAAGTACTCGACGAAATCGAAAGCCTGGGGCGCCGCGCCATTGCCGTGGAAGGCAACGTGGCCGCGCCGCAAACCGGTGTGGATCTCGTGCGTCAGACGGTGGAACGCTTCGGCAAGGTGGACGTGCTCGCGAGCAATGCCGGCATCTGCCCGTTTCATTCGTTTCTCGACATGCCGCCCGCGGTGCTCGAACGCACGATCGGCGTGAATCTGAACGGTGCGTTCTACGTGACGCAGGCGGTGGCGCGCCAGATGAAGGAGCAGGGCACGGGCGGCGCGATTGTCGCGACGAGTTCGATCAGCGCGCTCGTGGGCGGCGGCGAGCAAACGCACTACACGCCGACCAAAGCGGGTGTGCATTCGCTCATGCAGTCGTGCGCGATCGCGCTCGGGCCTTATGGCATTCGCTGCAATTCGGTGATGCCCGGCACGATCGCCACCGATCTCAATGCCGAGGATTTGAGCGACGAAAGCAAGCGTGCGTACTTCGAAAAGCGAATTCCCCTTGGTCGTCTGGGTGCGCCCGAAGACGTGGCCGAATGCGTGGTTTTCCTCGCCTCGGACCGGGCGCGCTATGTCACGGGCGCGGCATTGCTCGTCGACGGCGGCCTGTTCGTGAACCTTCAGTGA
- the rhmD gene encoding L-rhamnonate dehydratase, with amino-acid sequence MAMPTIKHVRAFTVRGGGADYHDQPDGHWIDDHISTPMARYPEYRQSRRSFGIDVLGTLVVEVEASDGTVGFAVTTGGEIGAFIVEKHLARFLEGQRVTDIEKMWDQMYYATLYYGRKGVVLNTISGVDLALWDLLGKLREEPVYQLLGGPVRDELQFYATGARPDLAKEMGFIGGKLPLLHSPAEGEEGLRKNIELLATMRERVGDDFWLMYDCWMSLDVRYATRLAHAAHEYDLKWIEECLPPDDYWGYAELRRNVPRGMMVSTGEHEATRWGFRMLLEMGCCDLIQPDVNWCGGMTELIKISALADAHNVLVVPHGSSVYSYHFVVTRHNSPFAEFLMMAPKADKVVPMFTPLLLDEPVPVKGRLKVPDTPGFGVRLSPDCKLARPYTH; translated from the coding sequence ATGGCCATGCCAACCATCAAACACGTGCGGGCGTTCACGGTGCGCGGCGGTGGCGCCGACTACCACGACCAGCCCGACGGTCACTGGATCGACGACCACATTTCCACGCCGATGGCGCGCTATCCGGAGTATCGCCAGAGTCGGCGCTCGTTCGGCATCGACGTGCTAGGCACGCTCGTGGTGGAAGTGGAGGCGAGCGACGGCACCGTGGGCTTCGCCGTGACGACGGGCGGCGAGATCGGCGCGTTCATCGTGGAGAAGCATCTGGCGCGCTTTCTCGAAGGTCAGCGCGTGACCGACATCGAAAAGATGTGGGATCAGATGTATTACGCAACGCTCTATTACGGCCGTAAGGGCGTTGTGCTCAACACGATTTCCGGCGTCGATCTCGCGCTGTGGGACCTGCTCGGCAAACTGCGCGAGGAGCCGGTTTATCAACTGCTGGGCGGTCCCGTGCGCGACGAGCTGCAGTTCTACGCGACCGGCGCGCGCCCCGATCTCGCGAAGGAAATGGGCTTTATCGGCGGAAAATTGCCGTTGCTTCACAGCCCCGCGGAAGGTGAGGAAGGCCTCAGGAAAAACATCGAGCTGCTGGCGACGATGCGCGAGCGCGTGGGCGACGACTTCTGGCTGATGTACGACTGCTGGATGAGCCTCGACGTGCGCTACGCCACGCGCCTCGCGCACGCGGCGCACGAATACGATCTCAAGTGGATCGAGGAATGCCTGCCGCCCGACGATTACTGGGGCTATGCCGAACTGCGCCGCAACGTGCCGCGCGGCATGATGGTCTCCACGGGCGAACACGAAGCCACGCGCTGGGGCTTTCGCATGCTGCTCGAAATGGGCTGCTGCGATCTGATCCAGCCCGACGTGAACTGGTGCGGCGGCATGACCGAACTCATCAAGATCTCGGCGCTGGCGGACGCGCACAACGTGCTCGTGGTGCCGCATGGTTCGTCGGTGTACAGCTATCACTTCGTCGTCACGCGCCATAACTCGCCGTTCGCGGAGTTCCTGATGATGGCGCCCAAGGCCGACAAGGTCGTGCCCATGTTCACGCCGCTGCTGCTCGACGAGCCGGTGCCGGTGAAAGGCCGCCTGAAAGTGCCGGACACACCGGGGTTCGGTGTGCGCCTGAGTCCGGACTGCAAGCTCGCGCGGCCTTACACGCACTAA
- a CDS encoding MFS transporter, protein MSEAFPLAEAAGRKAMHRLLPFLLLMYVLAFLDRANIGFAQKALQGDTGLSDAAFAFGAGVFFIGYALFEVPSNLALHRVGARIWMCRIMVTWGLVSAAMAWVQSPTSFYALRFLLGVAEAGFFPGIIYYLTQWFPQSARARAIGVFYFGAPLAFIFGGPLSGFLIDLHGTFGLAGWKWLFLVEGALASIVGVWAYWYLVDKPEDASWLEADERRALAAAIRLDAHEAAAHGPRDAFAALLDRRVLMYAVIYALIQMSVYGVIFFLPQQVASIVGAKVGLKVGLLAAVPWLCAVALTWFVPRRADRVGSHRAWTVRLLVMSGLGIAVSGIAGSAGGSIGAVVAMLGLCCAASGFIAAQPLFWTFPARDLAGVASASGIALINSLGGLGGFFAPMLRAAADRSFASHAAGLELLGLASLAAALLVFIVVPRVRAREAGSFEPPASRVR, encoded by the coding sequence ATGTCCGAGGCATTCCCGTTGGCGGAGGCCGCCGGCCGTAAGGCCATGCACCGCCTCCTGCCGTTCCTGCTCTTGATGTACGTGCTCGCGTTTCTCGATCGCGCGAATATCGGCTTCGCGCAAAAAGCCCTGCAAGGCGACACCGGACTTTCGGATGCCGCGTTCGCCTTTGGCGCGGGCGTGTTTTTCATCGGCTACGCGTTGTTCGAAGTGCCGAGCAATCTCGCGCTGCATCGCGTGGGCGCGCGCATCTGGATGTGCCGCATCATGGTCACGTGGGGGCTCGTCTCCGCTGCCATGGCGTGGGTGCAGTCGCCCACCTCGTTCTATGCGCTGCGCTTTTTGCTGGGCGTAGCCGAAGCGGGCTTCTTTCCCGGCATCATCTATTACCTCACGCAGTGGTTTCCGCAGTCGGCGCGGGCGCGAGCGATCGGGGTGTTTTATTTCGGCGCGCCGCTGGCGTTCATCTTCGGCGGCCCATTGTCGGGATTCCTGATCGATTTGCACGGCACTTTCGGGCTGGCGGGATGGAAGTGGCTCTTTCTCGTGGAAGGTGCACTCGCGTCCATCGTCGGCGTGTGGGCGTACTGGTATCTCGTCGATAAGCCCGAAGACGCGAGCTGGCTCGAAGCCGACGAGCGCCGCGCGCTCGCCGCCGCCATTCGCCTCGACGCACACGAAGCCGCCGCGCACGGTCCCCGCGACGCGTTCGCCGCGTTGCTCGATCGTCGCGTGCTCATGTATGCCGTGATCTACGCGCTGATTCAAATGAGCGTGTACGGCGTGATTTTCTTCCTGCCGCAGCAGGTGGCGTCCATCGTCGGGGCGAAAGTCGGCTTGAAAGTGGGGCTGCTCGCGGCGGTGCCGTGGCTGTGCGCCGTGGCGCTCACCTGGTTCGTACCGCGCCGCGCCGACCGCGTGGGCAGCCACCGCGCGTGGACCGTGCGCCTGCTCGTGATGTCGGGGCTCGGCATTGCCGTCTCGGGCATCGCGGGCAGTGCGGGCGGCTCGATTGGCGCGGTCGTCGCCATGCTCGGGCTCTGTTGCGCGGCCAGCGGCTTTATCGCGGCGCAGCCGTTGTTCTGGACGTTTCCCGCGCGCGATCTGGCCGGTGTCGCTTCGGCGAGCGGCATCGCCCTCATCAATTCGCTCGGCGGTCTGGGCGGCTTCTTCGCGCCGATGTTGCGCGCCGCCGCCGACCGTAGCTTCGCCTCGCATGCAGCCGGACTCGAATTACTCGGGCTCGCGAGCCTCGCGGCCGCGCTGCTCGTCTTCATCGTCGTGCCACGCGTTCGTGCGCGGGAAGCCGGCTCGTTCGAGCCGCCCGCGTCGCGCGTGCGCTAA
- a CDS encoding SDR family NAD(P)-dependent oxidoreductase translates to MNQIDLNNRVMVVTGGARGIGYAVAQRALRSGAAVALWDVDAERLERSRKELSDLGTVSAVKVELTDEASVEAAAQQTAQTHGGIHALVNSAGITGGNGLTWELPVEVWRRVIDVNLIGSYLTCRAVVPRMLEQGYGRIVNIASVAGKEGNPNASHYSASKAGLIGLTKSLGKELATKNILVNAVTPAAAKTEIFDSMSQQHIDYMLSKIPMNRFLMPDEAAAMIVWLCSEDCAFSTGSVFDLSGGRATY, encoded by the coding sequence ATGAATCAGATCGATTTGAACAATCGCGTGATGGTGGTGACGGGCGGCGCGCGCGGTATCGGCTATGCGGTGGCGCAACGCGCGTTGCGCTCCGGCGCGGCGGTCGCGCTCTGGGATGTCGACGCGGAACGGCTCGAACGCTCGCGCAAGGAGTTGTCGGACCTGGGCACGGTATCCGCGGTGAAAGTCGAATTGACCGATGAAGCCTCGGTGGAGGCGGCCGCCCAGCAAACGGCGCAAACGCACGGCGGCATTCATGCGCTCGTGAACAGCGCGGGCATTACGGGCGGCAACGGTCTCACGTGGGAATTGCCGGTGGAAGTATGGCGCCGCGTGATCGACGTGAATCTGATCGGCTCGTACCTCACGTGTCGCGCGGTCGTGCCGCGCATGCTCGAGCAAGGCTATGGGCGCATCGTGAATATCGCTTCGGTGGCGGGCAAGGAAGGCAATCCGAATGCCTCGCACTACAGCGCGTCGAAGGCCGGTTTGATCGGTTTGACCAAATCGCTCGGCAAGGAACTGGCGACGAAGAACATTCTCGTCAATGCGGTGACGCCTGCCGCGGCGAAAACCGAGATTTTCGATTCGATGTCGCAGCAGCATATCGATTACATGCTCTCGAAGATTCCGATGAATCGCTTTCTCATGCCCGACGAAGCGGCCGCGATGATCGTGTGGCTTTGCTCGGAGGATTGCGCATTCAGCACGGGGTCGGTGTTCGATCTTTCGGGTGGTCGCGCGACGTATTGA
- a CDS encoding fumarylacetoacetate hydrolase family protein — translation MKLVRWGSQGNEKPGVIDHAGRIRDLSGALPDVAGNGLATANLRRLAALDLDALPLVPTDVRLGPCVGQVGKIVCVGLNYSDHAAESNMPVPTEPVLFFKATSAICGPHDDVLIPPGAQKVDWEVELGVVIGEEARNVSRERALDYVAGYCVVNDVSERAWQIERGGQWDKGKSYDTFAPLGPWLVTRDEIADPQALDMWLEVDGKRYQNGNTRTMIFDVATVVSYISQFMSLQPGDVISTGTPPGVGMGQKPAPVYLHAGQTMRLSVSGLGEQRQRTVAAPANA, via the coding sequence ATGAAGCTGGTCCGTTGGGGCAGTCAGGGCAATGAAAAGCCCGGAGTCATCGATCATGCCGGACGCATACGCGATCTTTCGGGCGCGCTGCCCGATGTGGCCGGCAACGGCCTCGCCACCGCCAATCTGCGCCGGCTCGCGGCGCTCGATCTCGACGCGCTGCCGCTCGTTCCCACCGATGTGCGCCTTGGGCCGTGCGTGGGCCAGGTCGGCAAGATCGTGTGCGTAGGCCTCAATTATTCCGATCACGCCGCCGAATCGAATATGCCCGTGCCCACGGAGCCAGTGCTGTTCTTCAAGGCAACCAGTGCGATCTGCGGTCCCCACGACGACGTCTTGATTCCGCCGGGCGCGCAAAAAGTCGACTGGGAAGTCGAGCTTGGCGTGGTGATCGGCGAGGAAGCGCGCAACGTGTCGCGCGAGCGCGCGCTCGATTACGTGGCCGGCTATTGCGTGGTCAACGACGTTTCGGAGCGCGCGTGGCAAATCGAACGCGGCGGCCAGTGGGACAAAGGCAAGAGCTACGACACGTTCGCGCCGCTCGGCCCCTGGCTCGTCACGCGCGATGAAATTGCCGATCCGCAGGCGCTCGACATGTGGCTGGAAGTGGACGGCAAGCGCTATCAAAACGGCAATACGCGCACGATGATCTTCGACGTCGCCACGGTCGTTTCCTATATCAGCCAGTTCATGAGTTTGCAGCCCGGCGACGTGATTTCGACGGGTACGCCGCCTGGCGTCGGCATGGGGCAAAAGCCCGCGCCCGTGTATTTGCATGCGGGTCAAACCATGCGCTTGAGCGTGAGCGGGCTCGGCGAACAACGGCAACGCACCGTGGCCGCACCGGCCAACGCATAA
- a CDS encoding MIP/aquaporin family protein → MSPYIAEFIGTAILVLLGNGAVANVLLAKTKGKGADLIVIVMGWGMAVFVAVYVTASFSGAHLNPIVTISLALAGKFAWSKVGGYIAAQMLGGMAGALLVWLAYRQHFANEADPDIKLAVFCTAPAIRCVKHNVLTEAICTFVLILGVLYLASPQVGLGALDALPVGLLVLGIGISLGGPTGYAMSPARDLSPRIMHALLPIPGKRDSDWRYAWIPVMGPLAGGVAAAGLYHYLHALH, encoded by the coding sequence ATGTCACCCTATATTGCGGAATTCATCGGCACGGCTATCCTCGTGCTGCTCGGTAACGGCGCGGTCGCCAACGTACTGCTCGCGAAAACCAAAGGCAAAGGCGCCGACCTCATCGTCATCGTGATGGGCTGGGGCATGGCCGTGTTCGTGGCCGTTTATGTGACGGCCTCGTTCAGCGGTGCGCATTTGAACCCCATCGTCACGATCAGTCTTGCGCTGGCGGGCAAATTCGCCTGGTCGAAAGTGGGCGGCTATATCGCCGCGCAAATGCTCGGCGGCATGGCGGGTGCATTGCTCGTCTGGCTCGCGTATCGCCAGCATTTCGCCAACGAAGCGGACCCCGACATCAAGCTCGCCGTGTTCTGCACCGCGCCGGCCATTCGCTGCGTCAAGCACAACGTGCTCACCGAGGCGATCTGCACCTTTGTGCTGATTCTCGGCGTGCTGTATCTGGCTTCGCCGCAAGTGGGGCTGGGCGCGCTCGACGCGTTGCCGGTCGGTCTGCTCGTGCTCGGTATCGGCATTTCGCTGGGCGGCCCCACGGGTTACGCCATGAGTCCCGCGCGCGATCTATCGCCGCGCATCATGCACGCGTTGCTGCCGATCCCCGGCAAGCGCGACAGCGACTGGCGCTACGCCTGGATTCCCGTCATGGGTCCGCTGGCGGGCGGCGTGGCCGCGGCCGGTCTCTACCATTATTTGCATGCACTGCATTGA
- the glpK gene encoding glycerol kinase GlpK, with protein sequence MQEKYILALDQGTTSSRAMLFDREGNIVSIAQKEFEQIYPQPGWVEHNPQEIWSTQAGVAAEAVTRAGLNGTNIAAIGITNQRETTIVWDRETGQPVYNAIVWQDRRTADFCDTLKARGLEEKVRAKTGLPIDSYFSATKIRWILDNVPGAREKARQGKLAFGTVDSWLVWNFTKHELHITDVTNASRTMLFNIHTREWDDELLDALEIPRSMLPEVRSSSEVYGPTKTTVFASKIPLAGIAGDQQAALFGQMCTNSGMVKNTYGTGCFLMMNTGAKPIESKNNLVTTIAWQIGDEVNYALEGSIFIAGAVVQWLRDGLGIIKTASEIEALAASVPHTDGVYLVPAFAGLGAPHWNAHARGTLFGVTRGTTSAHLARAALDAIAYQSLDVLAAMEADSGISVGELRVDGGASANNLLMQFQADLLGVDAVRPKITETTALGAAYLAGLATGYWQNVDELQSQWKLGARFTPAMESARVDACRAGWQRAVRAAKTWADDSH encoded by the coding sequence ATGCAGGAAAAGTACATTCTCGCGCTCGATCAGGGCACGACCAGTTCCCGCGCCATGCTGTTCGACCGCGAAGGCAATATCGTTTCCATCGCGCAAAAAGAGTTCGAGCAGATTTATCCGCAACCGGGCTGGGTCGAGCACAATCCGCAGGAAATCTGGTCGACGCAGGCGGGCGTGGCCGCCGAAGCCGTCACGCGCGCGGGCCTGAACGGCACCAATATCGCCGCGATCGGCATTACGAACCAGCGCGAAACCACCATCGTGTGGGACCGCGAAACGGGGCAGCCCGTCTATAACGCGATCGTCTGGCAAGACCGCCGCACCGCCGACTTCTGCGACACGCTCAAGGCGCGCGGACTCGAAGAAAAGGTGCGCGCCAAAACGGGCCTGCCGATCGACTCGTACTTCTCCGCCACGAAAATCCGCTGGATTCTCGACAACGTGCCGGGCGCGCGCGAGAAAGCGCGCCAGGGCAAGCTCGCCTTCGGCACGGTGGATAGCTGGCTCGTGTGGAACTTCACGAAGCACGAACTGCATATCACCGACGTGACCAATGCGTCGCGTACGATGCTGTTCAACATCCATACGCGCGAGTGGGACGACGAGTTGCTCGACGCGCTCGAAATCCCGCGCAGCATGCTGCCGGAAGTGCGGTCGTCGTCGGAGGTCTATGGTCCGACCAAGACCACGGTGTTCGCCTCGAAGATTCCGCTCGCGGGCATCGCGGGCGATCAGCAGGCCGCGCTGTTCGGCCAGATGTGCACGAACTCGGGCATGGTGAAGAACACCTACGGCACGGGTTGTTTCCTGATGATGAACACGGGCGCGAAGCCTATCGAGTCGAAGAACAATCTCGTCACGACCATTGCGTGGCAGATCGGCGACGAGGTCAATTACGCGCTCGAAGGCAGCATCTTCATCGCGGGTGCGGTGGTGCAGTGGCTGCGCGACGGTCTCGGCATCATCAAGACCGCTTCGGAGATCGAAGCGCTGGCTGCCAGCGTGCCGCATACCGACGGCGTCTATCTCGTGCCGGCCTTCGCGGGCCTCGGTGCGCCGCACTGGAACGCGCACGCGCGCGGCACCTTGTTCGGCGTGACGCGCGGCACGACCTCGGCGCATCTCGCGCGCGCGGCGCTCGACGCGATCGCGTATCAGTCGCTCGACGTGCTCGCCGCCATGGAAGCCGACTCGGGAATCAGCGTGGGCGAATTGCGCGTGGACGGTGGCGCGAGCGCGAACAATCTGCTCATGCAATTCCAGGCCGATCTGCTCGGCGTGGACGCGGTGCGTCCGAAGATCACCGAAACCACGGCCCTGGGCGCGGCCTATCTGGCGGGCCTTGCCACCGGCTACTGGCAAAACGTGGATGAACTGCAGAGCCAGTGGAAGCTGGGTGCGCGCTTCACGCCCGCGATGGAGTCGGCGCGTGTGGACGCATGCCGTGCGGGCTGGCAGCGTGCGGTGCGCGCGGCAAAAACCTGGGCCGACGATTCGCACTGA